The window GTCCCCACTGCAATCGGTGTGCGGGTGCGCGTTTTCGTCGGTCGGTTCTCCGTGAGTCGACCATCGCGTATGGCCGATTCCGTGGGTGGCATCCGTTTCCGACGGAATGGTCAATCCGTCGATCGTTCCTTCCTGTTTGCGAACTGTGAGTTGCTCTCCAACAAGAGCGATGCCCGCCGAGTCGTAGCCGCGGTACTCCAAATTCTTCAACCCAGTCGAGAGGATGGATGCGCTCTCGTTTACCCCGATATATCCCGTTATTCCGCACATGTGTAGCTTAATTTCCCTATTGGTGACTGCATTCGTCGACCGATTCGCGCTCGTCTTCTATTGGAAATTGCATTCGGTTGAATCCATTTAGTGCTATTGGAACAACTAATCTGGAACCGAATATTCATCTCCGTGCTTCGATTCGTGTGCACTGTGTCTTCCTTCCTGAGTCTGTCAGTTCATCCTCGGTAGACGTGGGTGTCGTTAGGGATTCGACCATCGAGGGCCGAGCCGCTTTCGACGCGAACACCGTTTCCAATGAGCGCCCCTGGTTCGACCGTGACGTTCCCTTTCATCGTGACGTTGTCTCCGATGAGGCCACCGAATTTTATCTCTGTGTACAACTCGTCGTCAACCCGCACGTCGGTCAAGCCACCCTCAATGGAGTTGAGCGGGCCAATCTGTGACCCTGAACCGATGACACAGTCAGCGACGACCGTTCCAGGCTTGACCACCGTGTCTTCGAGGATGATCGTGTTGGTGAGGACGGTGTTCGCTCCGATGGTGACGTTGTCTCCGATTACGACGTCGTGGAAGACGCGTGCCCCCGGTTGGATACGCGTGTGGTCGCCCACGACGGTCGGCTCACCGAGCGTCGCGTCCTCGCTGACGACCGCTGAACTGGCAATCGTCGAGCCGTTTCTCGCCAGCATCGCACTGTTCACCGAGAGGAGGTCCCACGGCCGCGATATCTCCAGCCACATGCCATCGTATCGGACGGCGTGCAACGGTTGCGACTGGATGTACTCTCTGAGCGTATCCGTCAATCTGAGTTCGCCGTAGTGGTCAGTCTGGCGAATCGCGGCGAATATGTCCGGTCCGAACACGTAGACACCGGCGTTGACGAGACTCGACGTGACTTCGTGCGGTTCGGGTTTCTCCTGGATGTCGGTTATTTCCTCTCCATCGAGGGTCACAGCACCATATTGGGTCGGGTCTTCGACTTCGGTAATCGCGAGACACGCATCACCCGTCGACTGGTGTTTGTCGATAATTCGAGAGAGTAACTCCGCGCCGATGATTCGGTCGCCGTTGATGACGATGCAACTGTTGCCAACCTCGTGTTCCGCTTCGAGAAGCGC is drawn from Haloferax litoreum and contains these coding sequences:
- a CDS encoding sugar phosphate nucleotidyltransferase, encoding MKAVILAAGEGTRLQPLTQSRPKGMLPVGDKPLLEHIVESIKAAGVDEIVLVVGHKRERIQNYFENGDDWGVDIQYVVQPNPRGTGDALLEAEHEVGNSCIVINGDRIIGAELLSRIIDKHQSTGDACLAITEVEDPTQYGAVTLDGEEITDIQEKPEPHEVTSSLVNAGVYVFGPDIFAAIRQTDHYGELRLTDTLREYIQSQPLHAVRYDGMWLEISRPWDLLSVNSAMLARNGSTIASSAVVSEDATLGEPTVVGDHTRIQPGARVFHDVVIGDNVTIGANTVLTNTIILEDTVVKPGTVVADCVIGSGSQIGPLNSIEGGLTDVRVDDELYTEIKFGGLIGDNVTMKGNVTVEPGALIGNGVRVESGSALDGRIPNDTHVYRG